The Halomicronema hongdechloris C2206 genome includes a window with the following:
- a CDS encoding catalase family protein: MPAPALGQEQIPPDEAAAIAAVTDISERILNKQPPVKRGEHPKGHGCVRGSFQVDPHLPEDPALRLGVLQTPGQTFPVCIRYSNFSVKDDAKGDAHGMALKLFEVPGQKILEGEQEARTHDFLLVDFPVFPVRDAKDYVEFFGDIERTQSRNPIRFFLTGLNPLRWRWRELWIALRIRLKTIHSPLEVQYWSMTPYRLGERAVKYVAIPHEVNREGGFWRRLGFRSRDYLRERMRSHLQDHSAGFDFYVQIQTDPVKMPVEDPRIRWWAPLQKVATLTIAAQSFESSEQAAFCENLSYSPWHALPEHRPLGGINRTRRAVYDTISRIRHQLNQVPRQEPSLAEFDAVFPPPSESLSS, from the coding sequence ATGCCTGCCCCAGCCCTTGGTCAAGAACAGATACCGCCGGATGAAGCCGCGGCCATTGCGGCGGTCACCGATATCAGTGAGCGGATTCTGAATAAACAGCCGCCGGTGAAGCGGGGAGAGCATCCCAAGGGCCATGGCTGCGTCCGGGGCAGTTTCCAGGTAGATCCGCACCTGCCTGAGGATCCGGCCCTGCGGCTGGGGGTGTTGCAAACGCCGGGGCAGACCTTTCCGGTCTGTATTCGCTACTCCAACTTCAGCGTCAAGGACGATGCCAAGGGGGATGCCCATGGCATGGCCCTGAAGTTATTTGAAGTCCCAGGACAGAAGATTCTAGAGGGGGAACAAGAGGCCCGCACCCATGACTTTCTGTTGGTGGATTTTCCGGTGTTTCCGGTGCGGGACGCCAAGGACTATGTGGAATTTTTCGGCGACATCGAGCGCACCCAGAGCCGCAATCCGATTCGATTCTTTTTAACCGGCCTTAATCCCTTGCGGTGGCGCTGGCGGGAGCTCTGGATCGCCCTGCGGATTCGCCTGAAGACCATCCACAGTCCCTTGGAGGTCCAGTACTGGAGCATGACCCCCTATCGCCTGGGGGAGAGGGCAGTGAAATATGTGGCCATTCCCCATGAAGTTAACCGGGAGGGGGGCTTCTGGCGGCGGTTGGGCTTTCGCTCCCGGGACTATCTGCGGGAACGGATGCGATCGCACCTGCAGGACCACAGTGCCGGCTTCGATTTCTACGTGCAGATCCAGACCGACCCGGTGAAAATGCCGGTGGAAGACCCCCGCATTCGCTGGTGGGCACCTCTGCAGAAGGTGGCCACCCTCACCATTGCGGCTCAATCCTTCGAGTCTTCAGAGCAGGCAGCCTTCTGTGAAAATCTCTCCTACAGCCCCTGGCACGCCCTGCCGGAACATCGGCCCCTGGGCGGCATCAACCGCACCCGCCGCGCCGTCTACGACACTATTTCCCGCATTCGCCACCAGCTGAATCAGGTGCCCCGCCAGGAACCCAGCCTGGCGGAGTTCGACGCCGTGTTTCCGCCACCGTCGGAATCATTGTCATCGTAG
- a CDS encoding Dyp-type peroxidase — translation MIVLLHGPSPERLDAYRQQLLSQADSGLTLVREETGFRLPSFKEHFGFNDSVSQPDIEGLSKPRRHTQNTVAIGEVLLGYPDGYGILPITPVVPNPADPESLLPPFPGTELPDVKDFGHNGSFLVYRKLAQDVAGFWRYIAAQTVDDQGTPDPEAMALIAAKFVGRWPSGTPLTLAPEQDNPQLPDKNAFAYLAEDADGRRCPMGAHIRRTHPRDSLLDAPGEGSVTTSSRHRILRRGSLFGDPLFPLDDIEAGKLPLDIEDDGQLRGLHFFCLNADIGRQFEFVQQTWANDPSFNGLYDNKDPLIGDNDGTGTMTIPRCPVRQRLLNLPRFVAMRGGGYFLLPSLKSLRFLANAP, via the coding sequence GTGATCGTGCTGCTCCACGGCCCCAGCCCCGAGCGCCTTGACGCCTACCGACAGCAGCTGTTATCGCAGGCTGATAGCGGCCTCACTCTGGTGAGGGAAGAAACAGGATTTCGCCTGCCCAGCTTCAAGGAACATTTCGGCTTCAACGACAGCGTCTCCCAACCGGATATTGAAGGCCTCAGTAAGCCTCGCCGCCACACCCAGAACACCGTTGCCATCGGCGAAGTTTTATTGGGCTACCCGGATGGCTATGGCATCTTGCCGATCACGCCGGTAGTGCCCAACCCAGCCGATCCCGAGAGTCTACTGCCCCCGTTTCCCGGCACGGAACTGCCCGATGTGAAAGACTTCGGCCACAATGGCAGCTTCTTGGTCTACCGCAAACTAGCTCAGGATGTGGCCGGCTTCTGGCGCTATATCGCCGCCCAAACTGTAGATGACCAGGGCACCCCTGATCCCGAGGCCATGGCTCTGATTGCCGCCAAATTCGTAGGGCGTTGGCCCAGCGGCACCCCCCTGACCCTGGCCCCCGAGCAGGATAATCCCCAGCTGCCGGATAAAAATGCCTTTGCCTATCTGGCCGAAGACGCCGATGGCCGACGCTGCCCCATGGGAGCCCACATCCGCCGCACCCACCCCCGCGATTCCCTGTTGGATGCCCCCGGTGAGGGATCGGTTACCACCTCTAGCCGCCATCGAATCTTGCGACGGGGCAGCCTGTTTGGCGACCCCCTGTTTCCCTTAGATGACATCGAGGCCGGCAAGCTGCCCTTGGATATCGAAGACGACGGTCAGCTACGGGGCTTGCATTTCTTTTGCCTCAATGCCGACATCGGCCGCCAATTCGAGTTTGTGCAGCAGACCTGGGCCAACGATCCCAGCTTCAATGGCCTCTATGACAACAAGGACCCCCTGATCGGCGACAACGATGGCACCGGCACCATGACCATTCCCCGCTGCCCGGTGCGCCAGCGCCTGCTGAATTTACCTCGGTTTGTGGCCATGCGGGGCGGCGGCTATTTCTTGCTGCCCAGCCTCAAGTCCCTGCGGTTCCTCGCCAATGCTCCCTAA
- a CDS encoding P-loop NTPase fold protein translates to MTSLKQLVKRNLNPFDPSTFRPGNFWQENQDPNLVVDAIHWQILQEIEQTINQITVDHITRTILLAGASGSGKSYLLGRLKRQLNNKAFFAYIGPWPDSNYLWRHTLRNTIDSLIHVPEGQSESQLLLWLKSLPSLRNRSLTKWILGERGTFVRDLAASFPAGIYNGKEFFGVLYDLATNFDLRMLAYAWLKGDDLDKEDLQKLQVRKSITSEDAAQKILGNIGRIADSTQPIVLCFDNLDSIPRLPNGKPDLQSLFNLNSTIHNENLKNFLVLISVVSSTWQANRNTIQPADKARINQVLQLRQINLDQAAALWATRLAPLHAQARPEPESPIAPLTRNWLKHQFPGEKALPRNVLKLGQQLITYYKQHGRMPKFPPDKVKGDGDNGQGTGEQKLASFQLTWDKEFRSVRQKVMRINQFSSPELIWRLRQALEALEVPQITSQFLQSSTYASYSLSYQKSNRTGIVWSEDPNMQSFYHIMKSCQKMVTNQFCDHLFLIRAEGVGQAKNKGHQIYRQIFDSRANCIHIKPDLLSLQYLETYHQLANAARAGELVIDQKTPHLQDLQSFVRQSKVLEQCPLLQKLQLVTGNPPPPPLEEVRRYVLNLMTTQLFIGLMVLIESTQQQFPDLSEQEIDQVIEALCQENRIQVLDPRASRQAQLICYVTP, encoded by the coding sequence GTGACTTCGCTCAAACAATTAGTCAAAAGAAATCTTAACCCCTTTGATCCCAGCACTTTTAGACCTGGAAACTTCTGGCAAGAAAATCAAGATCCCAACCTGGTTGTTGATGCCATCCATTGGCAAATTCTCCAGGAAATTGAACAAACTATAAATCAAATTACCGTTGATCACATTACTCGGACCATTCTCCTAGCAGGAGCATCAGGGTCAGGAAAGAGTTATCTACTCGGTCGCCTTAAGCGTCAGCTAAACAACAAAGCTTTCTTTGCTTATATTGGACCTTGGCCCGACAGCAACTATCTATGGCGTCACACGCTCCGCAACACCATTGACAGCCTGATTCACGTACCAGAAGGCCAATCAGAGTCTCAACTCTTACTGTGGTTAAAAAGCCTTCCTAGCTTACGCAATCGCTCTCTTACCAAGTGGATATTGGGAGAAAGGGGAACTTTTGTACGTGATTTGGCAGCCAGTTTTCCTGCTGGCATTTACAATGGCAAGGAATTCTTTGGCGTCCTCTATGATCTGGCCACCAATTTTGATCTTAGAATGCTGGCCTATGCCTGGCTGAAGGGGGATGATCTTGACAAGGAAGATCTCCAGAAACTTCAAGTTCGCAAGTCCATCACCTCAGAAGATGCAGCCCAGAAAATATTGGGCAATATTGGGCGAATTGCAGATTCCACTCAGCCCATTGTACTTTGCTTTGACAACTTAGACAGTATTCCAAGACTTCCAAACGGCAAACCTGATCTCCAGAGCCTATTTAACCTAAACTCTACCATTCACAATGAAAATCTCAAAAATTTCTTGGTGCTCATTAGTGTTGTCAGCAGTACCTGGCAAGCCAATCGAAATACTATTCAACCTGCCGACAAAGCTCGAATCAACCAAGTTTTACAGCTTCGCCAAATCAACTTAGACCAGGCCGCCGCTCTATGGGCTACCCGTTTGGCTCCTCTCCATGCCCAAGCCAGACCTGAGCCAGAAAGTCCTATCGCCCCCTTGACTCGAAACTGGTTAAAACATCAATTTCCAGGGGAAAAAGCCCTACCGCGTAACGTGCTTAAGCTGGGCCAACAGCTCATTACCTACTACAAACAGCATGGCCGAATGCCTAAGTTTCCGCCAGACAAGGTGAAGGGTGATGGCGATAATGGACAGGGAACTGGCGAGCAGAAATTAGCAAGTTTCCAGCTTACCTGGGATAAAGAGTTTAGGAGTGTCCGTCAGAAGGTAATGCGAATTAATCAATTCTCATCCCCCGAGCTAATCTGGCGTCTTAGGCAAGCTCTCGAGGCCCTAGAAGTACCCCAAATCACCTCTCAATTTCTTCAGAGCAGCACCTATGCTTCCTATTCCCTGTCCTACCAAAAATCGAATCGTACTGGCATCGTTTGGAGCGAAGATCCCAACATGCAGTCCTTCTATCACATCATGAAGTCCTGCCAGAAAATGGTCACCAACCAGTTCTGCGATCATCTTTTCTTGATCCGAGCAGAGGGGGTAGGACAAGCGAAGAATAAAGGTCATCAAATCTATCGTCAAATCTTCGATAGTCGGGCTAACTGTATCCACATAAAGCCTGACTTACTCTCACTTCAGTACCTGGAAACCTACCACCAGCTCGCGAATGCGGCCCGGGCTGGCGAATTAGTGATCGATCAAAAAACTCCCCATCTCCAGGATCTGCAATCCTTTGTCCGCCAATCTAAAGTGCTCGAACAATGCCCTCTACTCCAGAAATTGCAGCTTGTAACCGGTAATCCACCGCCACCCCCTTTAGAAGAAGTGAGACGATATGTCCTCAATCTCATGACAACTCAACTCTTCATTGGGCTCATGGTGTTGATAGAAAGTACTCAGCAGCAATTCCCAGATCTCAGTGAGCAAGAGATCGATCAGGTGATTGAAGCCCTTTGCCAGGAAAATCGGATTCAAGTCTTAGATCCCCGTGCCAGCCGTCAAGCACAGTTAATTTGCTACGTGACTCCCTAA